The Nitrospira sp. genome window below encodes:
- a CDS encoding glucosidase — protein MGKTRQTAGHSKGSGEAERQRLDEDAVRQQHWKRWGPYLSERAWGTVREDYSPHGTAWESFPHDHARSRAYRWNEDGLAGISDRHQYLCFALALWNGQDPILKERVFGLTGNEGNHGEDVKEYYFYLESTPTHSYMKYLYKYPQREFPYAKLVEESRRRQRGDLEYELIDTGVFEEHRYFDVVVEYAKATPEEMQIRIHVTNRGPEPAVLTVLPTLWFRNTWSWGLDARRPRMRQGTPINDWSVVELDHEYYGERRLWCERAPTILFTENETNSRRLYGDQEGARYVKDSFHDYVINGRTDAVNPGKFGSKAAAHYVFKLPPGKSDVVHLCLTNETRSRDLSVVACDRLFTTRIQEANEFYERLAPADLSEDAKMVQRQAFAGLLWSKQFYHYDLKRWLIGDPGMPDPPSGRLHGRNSDWTHLYNADVISMPDKWEYPWYAAWDLAFHCIPLALVDSTFAKEQLILMLREWYMHPNGQIPAYEWAFGDVNPPVHAWAAWRVYKIEKKRKGVGDRVFLERVFHKLLLNFTWWVNRKDAEGKNIFQGGFLGLDNIGVFDRSAPLPTGGHIEQSDATSWMGMYCLNMLSIALELARDNRAYEDVASKFFEHFVYICRAMNNIGGEKIELWNREDGFFYDVLHLPDGRTFPLKVRSLVGLIPLFAVETLDSELIDSLPRFKHRMQWFIEKRPDFSAHVETQSRDGEVRRFLSLVNPTRLKSVLRYMLDEEEFLSPYGIRALSRYHRDHPYVLSLMGHEYRVDYEPAESRTGLFGGNSNWRGPIWFPVNYLLIESLQKFHYFLGDAYKVEYPVRSGQYVSLNEVAAELSRRLTHLFLRDATGRRPVFGGAETFQNDPFWRDAIPFYEYFHGDNGAGLGASHQTGWTGLVAKLIQQSGE, from the coding sequence ATGGGAAAAACCCGTCAGACAGCTGGGCATTCGAAAGGCTCTGGAGAGGCCGAGCGACAACGGCTCGACGAGGATGCAGTTCGCCAACAACATTGGAAACGGTGGGGGCCATACCTCAGCGAGCGCGCGTGGGGAACGGTCCGCGAAGACTACAGTCCCCATGGAACAGCATGGGAGTCCTTCCCCCATGACCATGCTCGGTCACGCGCCTACCGTTGGAACGAGGATGGACTCGCCGGCATCTCTGATCGTCATCAATATCTGTGCTTCGCCCTTGCACTGTGGAACGGGCAGGATCCGATTCTGAAGGAACGAGTATTCGGGCTGACAGGTAATGAGGGGAATCACGGTGAGGATGTTAAGGAGTACTATTTCTATCTAGAGTCAACGCCTACCCATTCATATATGAAGTATCTATACAAGTATCCTCAGAGAGAGTTTCCTTATGCAAAACTCGTCGAGGAGAGTCGACGTCGTCAACGAGGAGATCTTGAGTACGAGCTGATTGATACCGGCGTCTTTGAAGAACATCGGTATTTTGACGTGGTTGTGGAGTATGCAAAAGCGACACCGGAAGAGATGCAGATCCGGATACACGTGACCAACCGTGGTCCAGAGCCCGCAGTACTCACAGTGCTTCCCACATTGTGGTTCCGGAACACCTGGTCGTGGGGACTGGATGCACGGCGACCCAGAATGCGTCAAGGCACACCGATCAATGACTGGAGTGTGGTCGAATTGGATCATGAGTACTACGGTGAACGCCGGCTGTGGTGTGAGCGGGCTCCCACAATACTGTTTACCGAAAATGAGACCAACAGTCGAAGGCTTTATGGTGATCAGGAAGGTGCAAGATATGTGAAAGACAGTTTTCATGATTATGTCATCAACGGACGAACTGATGCGGTTAACCCTGGGAAGTTCGGCTCTAAAGCAGCCGCCCATTACGTATTCAAGCTGCCGCCGGGGAAATCCGATGTGGTCCATCTCTGCCTCACCAATGAAACAAGGTCAAGGGATCTCTCTGTCGTGGCATGCGATCGTCTGTTCACCACACGGATTCAGGAGGCCAATGAGTTTTATGAGAGACTGGCGCCAGCCGATCTCTCCGAAGACGCGAAGATGGTCCAGCGGCAGGCATTTGCTGGGTTGCTGTGGAGTAAACAGTTCTATCACTATGATCTCAAGCGCTGGCTGATTGGAGATCCCGGTATGCCGGATCCTCCGTCCGGACGTTTGCACGGACGAAATTCAGACTGGACACACCTATACAATGCCGACGTCATCTCGATGCCTGACAAATGGGAGTACCCTTGGTATGCCGCGTGGGATCTCGCCTTCCACTGCATCCCCTTAGCCCTTGTGGACTCCACCTTTGCCAAAGAACAGCTGATTCTGATGCTGAGGGAGTGGTACATGCACCCGAACGGTCAGATCCCGGCCTATGAATGGGCGTTTGGCGACGTGAATCCTCCTGTTCATGCCTGGGCGGCCTGGCGCGTGTATAAGATCGAAAAGAAACGGAAGGGAGTCGGCGATCGGGTCTTTTTGGAGCGCGTATTTCACAAGCTGCTCTTAAACTTTACCTGGTGGGTCAATCGAAAGGACGCCGAAGGTAAGAACATCTTCCAGGGTGGATTCTTAGGGCTCGACAACATCGGTGTGTTCGATCGAAGCGCACCCTTGCCGACCGGTGGTCATATCGAACAGTCCGATGCGACGAGCTGGATGGGAATGTATTGTCTGAATATGCTGTCGATTGCGCTGGAGTTGGCGCGCGACAATCGGGCATACGAAGATGTCGCCAGCAAGTTCTTCGAGCACTTCGTCTATATCTGCAGAGCGATGAACAACATCGGAGGAGAGAAGATCGAATTGTGGAATAGGGAAGACGGGTTTTTCTATGACGTCCTCCACTTGCCGGATGGGCGAACCTTCCCCCTCAAAGTTCGTTCTCTTGTTGGACTCATCCCCCTATTTGCCGTTGAAACGCTAGATTCAGAGTTGATCGATAGTCTGCCGCGGTTCAAGCATCGGATGCAGTGGTTCATCGAAAAGCGGCCAGATTTTAGTGCTCACGTCGAGACGCAGTCGCGTGACGGCGAAGTGCGAAGGTTTTTGTCTCTGGTCAATCCGACGCGACTCAAGTCAGTGCTCCGCTACATGTTGGATGAGGAGGAGTTTCTGTCTCCCTATGGCATCCGCGCCCTGTCTCGCTATCACAGAGACCATCCGTATGTGCTGTCACTCATGGGGCATGAGTACCGAGTGGACTATGAACCAGCCGAATCGCGGACAGGGTTGTTCGGTGGAAACTCGAATTGGCGTGGTCCGATCTGGTTTCCGGTCAATTATCTGTTGATCGAATCGCTCCAGAAGTTCCACTACTTTCTTGGAGATGCTTACAAGGTCGAGTACCCGGTTCGCAGCGGGCAATATGTGTCATTGAACGAGGTGGCCGCTGAGCTCTCGCGCCGACTGACGCATCTCTTCCTACGTGACGCAACCGGTCGACGTCCTGTCTTTGGCGGTGCCGAGACGTTTCAGAATGATCCGTTCTGGCGGGATGCGATTCCATTCTACGAATACTTTCATGGAGACAACGGGGCCGGGCTCGGGGCCAGCCATCAGACAGGATGGACCGGGCTTGTGGCCAAGCTCATCCAACAATCCGGTGAATAA
- a CDS encoding glycogen debranching enzyme family protein, whose amino-acid sequence MRIGPQDCQNLHRGLSLEWLETNGLGGLSSGTVAGANTRRYHALLLTAPQTESNRYVLVNHVEEWLQIGGEAYALSTNVYPGAVHPEGYRHCRSFSSTPWPTWLFRYQRTICRREIIPIYGRDFVILQWTLMESPHQTATLRVRPMLTGRDYHALHHENGQLSASFLIPSAGQVVWQPYASLPPVYSFHKGIYRHSPDWYRHVQFPLEQERGLEYEEDWWSPGEFFFQLSVGEEHTLALTSDTMDSPDVTALICSERARRIQLQQTAPATDPLVETCRHASEIFLAQRETRQTVIAGYPWFTDWGRDTFISLPGLCLVTGRFETAWRIIESFSSRVSEGMIPNRFPDSGSDPEYNTIDASLWFIHAVDRYLAYSNDLPRVQAVAWPTIKQILDGYRGGTRYDIHMDIDGLITGGTSGTQLTWMDAKVVDWVVTPRHGKPVEVQALWLRALDIGLRLATQFQEPTYAKRCRQDRARALESFRTRFWYENGQYLYDTIDGPAGSDTSIRPNQLYAISLCNDLVTRDQAIRVLQIVTEHLLTPVGLRTLSPHDATYCPRYEGSPMERDRAYHQGTVWPFLFGPFISSWMKTFGSTPENQKVARSFLKGLEEHLHEACIGQISEIFDGDAPHHPRGCPAQAWSIAEPLRAMVEDLGASIPRFDTESRQT is encoded by the coding sequence ATGAGGATAGGACCTCAAGATTGTCAGAATCTGCACCGTGGGCTTAGTCTCGAATGGTTGGAGACAAACGGACTTGGGGGACTGTCCTCAGGGACTGTAGCGGGCGCCAACACGCGTCGGTATCACGCCCTGTTGTTGACGGCGCCACAGACCGAGAGCAATCGGTATGTGCTGGTCAATCACGTCGAGGAATGGCTCCAGATCGGTGGTGAGGCATACGCCCTCTCCACGAACGTGTACCCGGGAGCCGTTCATCCAGAGGGATATCGTCACTGCCGTTCCTTTTCATCTACACCCTGGCCGACCTGGTTGTTTCGGTATCAGCGCACAATCTGTCGGCGTGAAATTATCCCTATCTATGGCCGAGACTTCGTCATCCTACAATGGACTCTCATGGAATCACCGCATCAGACTGCCACCCTCAGGGTGCGGCCGATGTTAACGGGTCGTGACTATCACGCGCTCCATCACGAAAATGGACAACTCTCCGCCTCCTTCCTCATCCCCTCAGCTGGACAGGTTGTTTGGCAACCGTATGCCAGTCTTCCGCCTGTGTACAGCTTCCACAAGGGGATCTATCGCCATTCCCCTGACTGGTATCGGCATGTCCAGTTTCCCCTGGAACAGGAGCGAGGGCTTGAGTATGAGGAAGATTGGTGGTCACCAGGGGAGTTCTTTTTTCAGTTGTCAGTCGGGGAAGAACACACGCTAGCTCTCACTAGCGATACGATGGATAGCCCCGACGTCACGGCACTCATCTGCAGTGAACGCGCGCGGCGTATACAGCTGCAACAAACTGCACCAGCCACTGATCCATTGGTGGAGACATGTCGGCACGCGTCCGAAATCTTTTTGGCCCAGCGAGAGACGAGGCAGACGGTGATCGCCGGCTATCCCTGGTTTACCGATTGGGGGCGAGATACCTTCATATCACTCCCCGGGCTGTGCCTTGTCACCGGGCGGTTTGAAACCGCCTGGCGTATCATTGAATCATTTTCGAGTCGTGTATCAGAGGGGATGATCCCCAACCGCTTTCCTGACAGCGGGAGCGACCCGGAATACAACACCATCGATGCCTCGCTGTGGTTCATTCATGCCGTCGATCGATACCTCGCCTATAGTAACGACCTACCACGCGTCCAAGCTGTAGCCTGGCCAACGATCAAACAGATTCTCGATGGATATCGGGGGGGTACGCGATACGACATCCATATGGACATCGATGGACTGATTACAGGTGGAACATCAGGCACTCAGCTTACTTGGATGGATGCGAAAGTCGTCGACTGGGTGGTCACGCCACGCCATGGAAAGCCGGTCGAGGTGCAAGCGTTGTGGCTGAGGGCGTTGGACATCGGACTACGACTGGCGACACAGTTCCAGGAACCTACTTACGCCAAGAGATGCCGCCAAGATAGGGCACGAGCTCTCGAATCCTTCCGTACAAGATTCTGGTATGAGAACGGCCAGTATTTGTACGATACGATCGATGGCCCGGCCGGGAGTGACACCTCGATACGTCCGAATCAGTTGTATGCGATCTCCCTCTGTAATGACCTTGTGACGAGGGATCAGGCGATACGAGTTCTCCAGATTGTGACGGAGCATCTCCTCACGCCCGTAGGGTTACGAACCTTGTCTCCGCATGATGCTACATATTGCCCACGATACGAAGGTAGCCCGATGGAACGAGATCGTGCGTACCATCAAGGAACTGTCTGGCCGTTTCTTTTCGGTCCTTTCATAAGCTCCTGGATGAAGACGTTCGGATCAACTCCTGAAAACCAAAAGGTGGCCCGGTCGTTTCTCAAAGGATTGGAGGAGCATCTACACGAAGCTTGCATCGGACAGATCTCTGAAATTTTTGACGGAGACGCTCCTCACCATCCTCGAGGCTGTCCCGCCCAAGCCTGGTCTATCGCCGAACCCCTACGTGCGATGGTTGAGGATCTTGGGGCGTCGATTCCAAGATTCGATACTGAGTCGAGACAGACCTAA
- a CDS encoding heme-binding protein produces the protein MSQRYGYTKIQRFLATGKLIIGVLSTTMPLVGSAEDLPKEATLPLSLANKAMEAAVEACKKDGYRVSVSVVDRNGVLRAMGRADGAGPHTVDSSRKKAYTAVSIRRPTSELADLITKVPTLEALRDMNSEILILGGGLPVEIGGDVVGGIGVGGAPGAHLDDACAQQGLNAIGATPKVSTPK, from the coding sequence ATGAGCCAGCGGTATGGATACACCAAAATTCAGCGGTTTCTTGCGACTGGAAAGCTGATAATCGGTGTCTTGAGTACGACGATGCCTCTGGTTGGCTCGGCAGAAGATCTACCCAAGGAAGCCACCTTGCCGCTGAGCCTCGCCAACAAGGCGATGGAGGCGGCGGTCGAAGCCTGTAAGAAAGATGGATATCGAGTCAGTGTGTCGGTAGTGGATCGCAACGGCGTACTACGTGCGATGGGACGAGCCGATGGAGCAGGGCCACATACGGTCGATAGCAGCCGAAAAAAAGCCTACACGGCCGTAAGTATCCGTCGTCCGACCAGCGAACTTGCCGATCTGATCACAAAAGTCCCGACGCTTGAGGCGCTTCGCGATATGAATAGCGAGATCCTGATTTTAGGTGGAGGCCTTCCCGTCGAGATCGGCGGAGATGTCGTCGGCGGCATCGGAGTCGGCGGAGCACCAGGTGCTCATCTCGATGATGCTTGCGCACAGCAGGGGCTCAACGCAATCGGCGCAACCCCAAAGGTTTCTACGCCCAAGTGA
- a CDS encoding DUF3565 domain-containing protein, with protein sequence MQQAITGYHQDEYGDWVAELACGHGQHVRHQPPFFNRPWVIDVIGRNEHLGTYLNCKKCEEPTENMSPGRSRTYP encoded by the coding sequence ATGCAACAAGCGATCACTGGATATCATCAGGATGAATATGGAGATTGGGTTGCTGAGTTAGCCTGTGGCCATGGACAACACGTGCGTCATCAACCTCCATTTTTCAATCGTCCTTGGGTAATCGACGTGATCGGACGAAACGAGCATCTTGGGACGTATCTGAACTGCAAGAAGTGCGAGGAGCCGACGGAGAATATGTCGCCAGGTAGATCTCGGACATATCCCTAG
- a CDS encoding YdbH domain-containing protein, with product MLTQRYQVTALFGLVVILGCYLLLPLGVSYLLANKLRDFGYSHVILQLGYPGWKQIRVPVLSFQQDWGEERLIVSVMNTEIQYDLSQLLQGQPRRIVLREVTIQILNTPTTGRLEEDGKSPEEADDDSSPLSLITAGDLLKSLPMLPFEELQLDHLSFFREQATGPLRRVTVAGSLTYSDRELGGHLSFRGLDTASYGLVVVGNSASTWSAILSSQRPHASPIVAWQSQAQPSGSQIQVNGRLQVNVQELAPFIALLVPIGPELEKVTGHIAIDWTGKADAGTTLDSLDQNAQSHLAGNIQVNATLPGLKGIAKDIGLAYEGTFAGNVSQLEWVMNPGVLLTATVNAQPRIIPEMIRLVLPHGDQPVRMENKKPVHGTLHWKETPVRMSVRGPLDISYGQATGPVVAQFHTTRAEGIGHELVLVEGAYDLEGKLPKTITEILSAKEAVGGVRGTIKLGRTQVEGALLASSSVTVKQVGKGVTHIPDLMLELSEPMVFECTVKALHCSGGPMTATVQVPTLRIGDRTVHTTQGQLRLDKVQTKGNEWETHGTLSVDGVRLDSPSLALAPSMWSLGFAADHVGVKADLRVDLPVRTKIMTARIEQPYRGKQGTLHGIVGPFTFNSADGRLSKILTGLPPSTDVIDGTFRGTVDASWSGGLGGSSNEMTITAAAAEFVSQNLSGYYSDYVMKGLSTTMHVQMDGPQSVAMVQPASLLVTSIRSGVDISNLGAFYQIHWRFLDELPIIEIKDFQCDVLGGKVTAPGLMVELSKPPFSTTFSLHNLDLARILSVEQQRGLQGTGILNGTVPMTFTSTGVSVNDGQVEAQPPGGVLRYVSESATAQDTSESDRHLQFVEQALNNFHYSLLRVGVRYEETGTLDLSARIEGKNPDLKNTPPIHFNVTVQEHIPTLLKSLRLVEDIQGSIERKYGRL from the coding sequence ATGCTAACTCAACGATACCAGGTTACCGCACTCTTTGGACTCGTCGTCATTCTTGGTTGCTACCTGCTGCTGCCGTTGGGAGTGTCGTACCTTCTGGCAAACAAGCTTCGGGATTTCGGGTACAGCCATGTGATCCTCCAACTGGGCTATCCCGGGTGGAAACAAATCCGCGTTCCGGTTCTCTCATTCCAGCAGGATTGGGGTGAGGAGCGATTGATCGTCTCGGTTATGAATACGGAGATTCAATATGACCTATCACAGTTATTGCAGGGTCAACCACGTCGGATTGTGCTTCGAGAGGTGACGATCCAGATCTTGAACACTCCTACGACGGGTCGACTCGAGGAAGATGGAAAGTCTCCCGAAGAGGCTGATGACGACTCATCACCTTTGAGCCTCATCACCGCCGGTGATCTGTTGAAAAGCTTACCGATGCTCCCATTCGAGGAGTTGCAGCTCGATCATCTCAGCTTCTTTCGGGAACAGGCGACGGGTCCGCTTCGCAGGGTGACGGTCGCCGGAAGCCTGACATACAGTGACCGAGAGTTAGGTGGCCATCTCTCGTTTCGGGGTCTTGATACCGCCTCCTATGGACTCGTGGTCGTGGGGAATTCCGCCAGCACGTGGTCTGCGATCCTTTCTTCTCAACGACCGCATGCGTCTCCGATTGTGGCATGGCAATCCCAAGCCCAGCCGAGCGGTTCACAGATTCAAGTCAATGGTCGTCTACAGGTCAATGTGCAGGAACTTGCTCCATTTATCGCGTTGTTGGTTCCCATCGGCCCAGAATTGGAAAAAGTCACGGGTCATATCGCGATTGATTGGACCGGAAAGGCCGACGCTGGTACCACTCTTGATTCTCTGGACCAGAATGCCCAGTCACATCTGGCAGGGAATATTCAGGTCAATGCCACGTTGCCGGGTCTCAAAGGGATCGCGAAAGATATCGGGTTGGCGTACGAAGGGACATTTGCGGGGAATGTCTCCCAGCTCGAATGGGTGATGAATCCTGGTGTTCTGCTCACCGCGACCGTCAATGCACAGCCGCGTATCATCCCTGAAATGATTCGGTTGGTTCTTCCTCATGGTGATCAGCCCGTGCGGATGGAAAATAAGAAGCCCGTACACGGCACCTTACACTGGAAGGAAACCCCGGTTCGAATGAGCGTTCGGGGGCCGTTGGATATCAGTTACGGACAGGCGACAGGTCCGGTGGTTGCGCAATTCCACACCACGCGTGCTGAAGGGATCGGTCATGAGCTCGTCCTGGTTGAAGGAGCCTATGATCTCGAGGGGAAGCTTCCGAAAACCATCACGGAGATCCTCTCAGCAAAAGAAGCGGTAGGCGGTGTTCGAGGTACCATCAAGTTGGGCAGGACACAGGTCGAGGGAGCTCTGTTGGCATCATCTTCGGTCACTGTAAAGCAGGTGGGAAAGGGGGTAACACACATTCCAGATCTTATGCTGGAGCTTTCTGAGCCGATGGTGTTTGAGTGCACTGTGAAGGCGCTCCACTGTAGCGGCGGGCCAATGACTGCAACGGTTCAGGTCCCGACGTTACGAATCGGAGACCGCACCGTTCATACTACGCAAGGGCAGTTACGGTTGGACAAAGTGCAAACAAAAGGGAACGAATGGGAGACTCACGGGACCCTCTCAGTCGATGGCGTGCGCCTGGATTCTCCTTCGTTGGCGCTTGCTCCAAGTATGTGGAGTCTTGGGTTCGCGGCCGATCATGTTGGCGTGAAGGCGGATCTTCGTGTCGATCTGCCGGTACGCACCAAAATCATGACGGCAAGGATCGAACAGCCCTATCGGGGAAAACAAGGGACGCTGCATGGAATAGTTGGTCCGTTCACCTTCAACAGTGCCGACGGTCGACTCAGCAAGATTTTGACGGGGCTTCCCCCATCTACCGATGTCATTGACGGGACATTTCGTGGGACCGTGGACGCCTCCTGGTCTGGTGGCCTGGGTGGGTCATCGAACGAAATGACAATTACTGCAGCCGCTGCGGAATTCGTGAGCCAGAACCTCTCAGGATATTACTCCGACTATGTGATGAAGGGTCTGAGCACGACGATGCATGTGCAGATGGATGGACCTCAGTCCGTTGCCATGGTTCAACCGGCGTCCCTTTTGGTCACATCGATACGCAGTGGTGTTGATATCTCCAATTTGGGAGCGTTCTACCAGATTCATTGGAGGTTTCTCGATGAATTGCCCATCATTGAGATAAAAGATTTTCAGTGTGATGTCCTTGGAGGGAAGGTCACGGCTCCCGGTCTTATGGTAGAATTAAGCAAGCCGCCGTTTTCAACGACCTTTTCCCTACATAATCTGGATCTTGCAAGAATTCTCAGTGTGGAACAGCAGCGAGGGCTGCAGGGAACGGGAATACTCAACGGGACAGTTCCGATGACATTCACATCTACCGGAGTGAGCGTGAACGATGGACAGGTTGAGGCACAGCCTCCAGGGGGTGTGTTACGGTATGTCTCCGAGTCCGCAACTGCTCAGGATACGTCGGAATCAGACCGCCACCTCCAGTTTGTCGAGCAGGCACTGAACAATTTCCATTATTCGCTGTTACGAGTCGGAGTGAGGTACGAAGAGACGGGGACGTTGGATTTGAGTGCTCGTATCGAAGGGAAGAACCCGGATTTGAAGAACACACCTCCCATTCATTTTAATGTGACGGTACAGGAACACATTCCGACGTTGCTGAAGAGTCTACGTTTGGTGGAAGATATCCAAGGGTCTATTGAGAGAAAGTATGGGCGTTTATGA
- a CDS encoding YnbE family lipoprotein: MRRRVWLISVELLMSGALLISLGACTPRVEVAPSDKPITINLNVKIDHEIRLKVDKELDDVISKDSGLF, from the coding sequence ATGCGGAGGAGAGTGTGGCTGATCAGTGTTGAACTGCTGATGTCTGGAGCTCTCCTCATCAGCCTAGGAGCGTGTACTCCTCGTGTCGAAGTGGCGCCGTCGGACAAACCGATTACCATTAATCTCAATGTCAAGATTGATCATGAGATTCGGCTGAAAGTAGACAAAGAACTCGATGACGTCATTTCAAAGGACAGTGGATTGTTTTAG
- a CDS encoding YdbL family protein, with protein MRNGIWGLAICIAVIVLTTASVVAALSLDEAKAKGLVGERPTGYLGIVNNSNAEAQTLIADVNQKRRQAYEDIAKRNRTPVTTVETLAGEKAIQSTKPGHFIEGPGGWIKK; from the coding sequence ATGCGGAACGGAATATGGGGCCTCGCAATCTGTATCGCGGTCATTGTGCTGACAACAGCATCGGTCGTTGCTGCATTGTCGCTGGACGAAGCCAAAGCCAAGGGTTTGGTCGGGGAGCGGCCAACCGGGTATCTTGGGATAGTGAACAATTCAAACGCGGAGGCTCAGACACTGATTGCGGATGTCAATCAGAAGCGGCGGCAAGCCTATGAAGACATCGCCAAGCGTAATCGAACGCCGGTGACGACAGTTGAGACTTTGGCAGGAGAAAAAGCTATCCAGAGCACCAAGCCAGGCCATTTCATTGAAGGCCCGGGTGGGTGGATCAAGAAATAA